A genomic region of Rhipicephalus sanguineus isolate Rsan-2018 chromosome 3, BIME_Rsan_1.4, whole genome shotgun sequence contains the following coding sequences:
- the LOC119388046 gene encoding dnaJ homolog subfamily B member 6 isoform X4 has product MVDYYSILLVARTATTDDIKKAYRKLALKWHPDKNPDKKEEAERRFKEISEAYEVLSDDKKRKVYDRYGKEGLNGTAGGMRSGARHNHHHFNGCMGGVGGFFDDGFAAPFFSFTFRDPEEVFREFFGTDSFHMFFDNPYTATNTGRQQQHLHNQARHGHSPLLSRHRANVEGGGRRAAARNRFLHGHSAAAVNRREDFFPMSGFPIPNLGFPDIFGGFDGGLLTYGFFSEAPW; this is encoded by the exons ATGGTGGACTACTACTCGATCCTCCTCGTCGCCAGGACTGCCACCACAGATGACATCAAAAAGGC GTACAGAAAGTTGGCTTTGAAGTGGCATCCTGACAAAAATCCAGACAAGAAGGAAGAAGCCGAACGGCGATTCAAGGAAATTTCCGAAGCCTATGAAGTTCTTTCTGATG aCAAGAAACGCAAGGTGTACGACCGATATGGCAAGGAGGGCCTGAATGGCACCGCCGGTGGCATGCGGTCGGGTGCCCGCCACAACCACCATCACTTCAACGGATGCATGGGTGGTGTCGGCGGATTCTTTGACGATGGGTTTGCCGCACCATTCTTCAGCTTCACGTTCCGGGACCCAGAGGAGGTGTTCCGGGAGTTCTTTGGCACAGACTCATTCCACATGTTCTTTGACAACCCCTACACCGCCACCAACACGGGTCGCCAGCAGCAGCATCTTCACAATCAAGCTAGGCACGGTCATT CGCCTCTTCTGAGTCGCCACCGGGCAAATGTTGAGGGTGGAGGTCGCAGGGCTGCGGCCCGTAACCGTTTCTTGCACGGACATTCAG CTGCAGCAGTTAACAGGAGAGAAGACTTCTTCCCCATGTCTGGTTTCCCCATACCAAACCTTGGCTTTCCTGACATCTTTGGTGGATTTGATGG AGGCCTCTTGACCTATGGCTTCTTCAGCGAGGCACCTTGGTAA
- the LOC119388046 gene encoding dnaJ homolog subfamily B member 6 isoform X1 produces the protein MVDYYSILLVARTATTDDIKKAYRKLALKWHPDKNPDKKEEAERRFKEISEAYEVLSDDKKRKVYDRYGKEGLNGTAGGMRSGARHNHHHFNGCMGGVGGFFDDGFAAPFFSFTFRDPEEVFREFFGTDSFHMFFDNPYTATNTGRQQQHLHNQARHGHSPLLSRHRANVEGGGRRAAARNRFLHGHSAAAVNRREDFFPMSGFPIPNLGFPDIFGGFDGFTSVTTSTFSTDMGAMRPGVRKTTTSTRFVNGKKIETRKVLENGVETVTVHEDGVLTKKTVNGQVQALGYKHK, from the exons ATGGTGGACTACTACTCGATCCTCCTCGTCGCCAGGACTGCCACCACAGATGACATCAAAAAGGC GTACAGAAAGTTGGCTTTGAAGTGGCATCCTGACAAAAATCCAGACAAGAAGGAAGAAGCCGAACGGCGATTCAAGGAAATTTCCGAAGCCTATGAAGTTCTTTCTGATG aCAAGAAACGCAAGGTGTACGACCGATATGGCAAGGAGGGCCTGAATGGCACCGCCGGTGGCATGCGGTCGGGTGCCCGCCACAACCACCATCACTTCAACGGATGCATGGGTGGTGTCGGCGGATTCTTTGACGATGGGTTTGCCGCACCATTCTTCAGCTTCACGTTCCGGGACCCAGAGGAGGTGTTCCGGGAGTTCTTTGGCACAGACTCATTCCACATGTTCTTTGACAACCCCTACACCGCCACCAACACGGGTCGCCAGCAGCAGCATCTTCACAATCAAGCTAGGCACGGTCATT CGCCTCTTCTGAGTCGCCACCGGGCAAATGTTGAGGGTGGAGGTCGCAGGGCTGCGGCCCGTAACCGTTTCTTGCACGGACATTCAG CTGCAGCAGTTAACAGGAGAGAAGACTTCTTCCCCATGTCTGGTTTCCCCATACCAAACCTTGGCTTTCCTGACATCTTTGGTGGATTTGATGG GTTCACGTCAGTAACAACATCCACATTCAGCACAGACATGGGAGCGATGCGGCCAGGTGTACGCAAGACGACGACGTCCACGCGGTTCGTCAATGGCAAAAAGATAGAGACTAGAAA GGTCCTGGAGAATGGCGTGGAGACGGTCACTGTGCATGAGGATGGTGTTCTAACGAAAAAGACAGTCAATGGCCAAGTTCAAGCGCTGGGATATAAGCACAAGTGA
- the LOC119388046 gene encoding dnaJ homolog subfamily B member 6 isoform X3, translating to MVDYYSILLVARTATTDDIKKAYRKLALKWHPDKNPDKKEEAERRFKEISEAYEVLSDDKKRKVYDRYGKEGLNGTAGGMRSGARHNHHHFNGCMGGVGGFFDDGFAAPFFSFTFRDPEEVFREFFGTDSFHMFFDNPYTATNTGRQQQHLHNQARHGHSPLLSRHRANVEGGGRRAAARNRFLHGHSAAAVNRREDFFPMSGFPIPNLGFPDIFGGFDGFTSVTTSTFSTDMGAMRPGVRKTTTSTRFVNGKKIETRK from the exons ATGGTGGACTACTACTCGATCCTCCTCGTCGCCAGGACTGCCACCACAGATGACATCAAAAAGGC GTACAGAAAGTTGGCTTTGAAGTGGCATCCTGACAAAAATCCAGACAAGAAGGAAGAAGCCGAACGGCGATTCAAGGAAATTTCCGAAGCCTATGAAGTTCTTTCTGATG aCAAGAAACGCAAGGTGTACGACCGATATGGCAAGGAGGGCCTGAATGGCACCGCCGGTGGCATGCGGTCGGGTGCCCGCCACAACCACCATCACTTCAACGGATGCATGGGTGGTGTCGGCGGATTCTTTGACGATGGGTTTGCCGCACCATTCTTCAGCTTCACGTTCCGGGACCCAGAGGAGGTGTTCCGGGAGTTCTTTGGCACAGACTCATTCCACATGTTCTTTGACAACCCCTACACCGCCACCAACACGGGTCGCCAGCAGCAGCATCTTCACAATCAAGCTAGGCACGGTCATT CGCCTCTTCTGAGTCGCCACCGGGCAAATGTTGAGGGTGGAGGTCGCAGGGCTGCGGCCCGTAACCGTTTCTTGCACGGACATTCAG CTGCAGCAGTTAACAGGAGAGAAGACTTCTTCCCCATGTCTGGTTTCCCCATACCAAACCTTGGCTTTCCTGACATCTTTGGTGGATTTGATGG GTTCACGTCAGTAACAACATCCACATTCAGCACAGACATGGGAGCGATGCGGCCAGGTGTACGCAAGACGACGACGTCCACGCGGTTCGTCAATGGCAAAAAGATAGAGACTAGAAAGTAA
- the LOC119388046 gene encoding dnaJ homolog subfamily B member 6 isoform X2, protein MVDYYSILLVARTATTDDIKKAYRKLALKWHPDKNPDKKEEAERRFKEISEAYEVLSDDKKRKVYDRYGKEGLNGTAGGMRSGARHNHHHFNGCMGGVGGFFDDGFAAPFFSFTFRDPEEVFREFFGTDSFHMFFDNPYTATNTGRQQQHLHNQARHGHSAAVNRREDFFPMSGFPIPNLGFPDIFGGFDGFTSVTTSTFSTDMGAMRPGVRKTTTSTRFVNGKKIETRKVLENGVETVTVHEDGVLTKKTVNGQVQALGYKHK, encoded by the exons ATGGTGGACTACTACTCGATCCTCCTCGTCGCCAGGACTGCCACCACAGATGACATCAAAAAGGC GTACAGAAAGTTGGCTTTGAAGTGGCATCCTGACAAAAATCCAGACAAGAAGGAAGAAGCCGAACGGCGATTCAAGGAAATTTCCGAAGCCTATGAAGTTCTTTCTGATG aCAAGAAACGCAAGGTGTACGACCGATATGGCAAGGAGGGCCTGAATGGCACCGCCGGTGGCATGCGGTCGGGTGCCCGCCACAACCACCATCACTTCAACGGATGCATGGGTGGTGTCGGCGGATTCTTTGACGATGGGTTTGCCGCACCATTCTTCAGCTTCACGTTCCGGGACCCAGAGGAGGTGTTCCGGGAGTTCTTTGGCACAGACTCATTCCACATGTTCTTTGACAACCCCTACACCGCCACCAACACGGGTCGCCAGCAGCAGCATCTTCACAATCAAGCTAGGCACGGTCATT CTGCAGCAGTTAACAGGAGAGAAGACTTCTTCCCCATGTCTGGTTTCCCCATACCAAACCTTGGCTTTCCTGACATCTTTGGTGGATTTGATGG GTTCACGTCAGTAACAACATCCACATTCAGCACAGACATGGGAGCGATGCGGCCAGGTGTACGCAAGACGACGACGTCCACGCGGTTCGTCAATGGCAAAAAGATAGAGACTAGAAA GGTCCTGGAGAATGGCGTGGAGACGGTCACTGTGCATGAGGATGGTGTTCTAACGAAAAAGACAGTCAATGGCCAAGTTCAAGCGCTGGGATATAAGCACAAGTGA